GAAGCTCGGCTTGAATTCAGTGGTGGTTTTCTGTTCCCGGCGGGTCTTACACTCCTGATAGATCCGGCGGATTTCCTGGACGTAAGCCTCCGGTAAATTCGAATCCCGCAAATCGAGGCAATAAATGTGTCGATCCGGAACAGGTCCCTGCACGCCGATCGCTTTATTTTCTTCGGGACTATCCGTGGGCGTGTCTTCTTCGTCTTCGCGATCCTCGGCCGCTTTAAGTTGAATTTCGCCGAGATTCCCCTTGATACCAATGCGATCCAACAGCCAGAAGGCCGCCCGGGAGTAAAGCCAGGACAGCACGACCATATCACCGGCGACATTGCCCAGAAATAGCCGACCCGTATGATCGGGGGACAGATCGTACAGGTTGGGGATAATCGAAACTTCCAGGCCCGGTTCCATAATCAGCGCGGCGGCTATGCTCTCTTCGAGCGAGCGCTTGGCGGGATGTTTACCGGGGGCCTGAGAAAGAATAACGTTGAGCTTATAGCGACTCATAATTTCATTGTAGTTGGCCGATTACAACCTGTTAAGTGAAAACGGTAGTTCTCATTCCCCGTCCGGGACCGCCCAGGGACAGGTGTTATACAACTCGCGGGCGAAGGCAACCGTGAATTTGGTCAAGGTCTTGCGGGTGGTTTCCAAGGGACCGGTGGCCGGCATGCCTATCAGGATTCCGATTCTCGGTACTTGATCCTGTTGGGAAGTCGTCCGAAACTGTTTGAGAATCCATTCGCTGGTACTGAGCTGATTTTGTTGAGCTACCTCTTCCTCGGTCACGAAATGGTGACCGTCCTGAGTCCAATAGTGCAGCATCTGGTCCTGATTTTCGCGTCGAAACAACTGTTCGATGAGGACGATCTGCTGGCGGTCGCCAATTTTCAGATGTTCGACCGATTTCGACACCGGTTTAAAGCCGCGATTGGGCAGGCAGACCTCGGGATGATGGCCCCGTTTAACGAGGCTGCTGGCGGGCCAATACATCACCCAGACATGGACCTGATGGCCGATGGGGTTCGAATAGACCCGGCGAATGATCTGATCGGCCCCTAAAACTTGAGAAATCTCCTTGTCGACGAATTGAGCTTCTCCTTGCCACTCGCCGATCTTTAAGGGCAGGTTTGCCAGGGAGACAGTTTCGTCCTGCATCCAGATGCGCGAGTAACTCTTCCAGCCCAGATAGCCGGAGGCCGCCACGCTCGAGAGGATTATCAGAAGGCAGCTTATGCCCGAAAGAATTCGTTCCGGGGAATGCTCTGGAATAGGAATGACAATAACCGGTTGAGTGCCGGTTCGTTTGGTCGCCAGCAGATTCGAAATCAGGATCGTGATAAACAGGGCGAGCAGAGCCATGCCATAACCGAGCATTTCGTGATAGATGCCCGTGGTCACTACCGTACCGAAGTTTTCCTGCAGAATCCCGGTCACCACTATGCGCATCGTATTGCAGAATATCACGATCGGAATGCTGAAGAGGAAAAGCAATACTCCTCTGCCAAAACTAAATCGGCGGTAATAAGCCACGAATGCGGCCATAGCCGGGATGGTAGTCATCGAACGAATTCCACTGCAGGCTTCGACAATTTCCAACGGGCCGCTGGGGATGTGAATTTCAAAACCCTTGCGAACTACCTCGCAGCCCGAGAGCTTGAGGCCTTGAGTTGCCAAACCGGTGACCAACTCCTGCAGATAAGTGCGAAACGAGAAGAAAATCGCATCGGGTAACGGCAGCGAGAAAAAGATAAACAAAATCGGGAAAAATAGAATTCGAGTTCGAGCCCAACCCCAGGTGCACAGAGCCAGCGAGAGAGTCGCCAGGCTGTAACCGAGGGTCAGCCACCAGAAGACAAAAGTGCTTTCGCTCACTTGCGAAAGGATGTACCAGGCGGGAACTATGCTGGCCATGCCGAGCAACAGGGGCAGGTAGCCAAGTAATGAAGTACCACCATCAGCCGACTTGAAACGCTCGCGATCGTGAAAAAAGATCAGCCAGCAGGAACCCAATGGTATGACGTAATGGCTGGAATAATCGGGCGAGCCGCTCCAGAGCAGGAACAGATGATAGATCAGCCCGGCCCAGGCCAGGCCCAAAAGTACCCAAGCCGCCTGAAAGTATCGGTTTACGAAAATATTCATGACGTCTTGGAAAGGGGATAGTTGCTCGAGCCGCCCGCGGAACGGTCGAGCGGAACCAACTACTTCTTCTTTTCGCCTTCCGGCTCTTTCTTCGAATCCTTCGGTTCTTCCTTCTTGGGATAGCGGGAATTCAAATCGGTTAGCATGCGCACCGCGTCGGCCCGATGGATAAACGCCGATTCGGCGGCGATGGCCCCTTCGAGGT
The genomic region above belongs to Telmatocola sphagniphila and contains:
- a CDS encoding exosortase C-terminal domain/associated protein EpsI, whose protein sequence is MNIFVNRYFQAAWVLLGLAWAGLIYHLFLLWSGSPDYSSHYVIPLGSCWLIFFHDRERFKSADGGTSLLGYLPLLLGMASIVPAWYILSQVSESTFVFWWLTLGYSLATLSLALCTWGWARTRILFFPILFIFFSLPLPDAIFFSFRTYLQELVTGLATQGLKLSGCEVVRKGFEIHIPSGPLEIVEACSGIRSMTTIPAMAAFVAYYRRFSFGRGVLLFLFSIPIVIFCNTMRIVVTGILQENFGTVVTTGIYHEMLGYGMALLALFITILISNLLATKRTGTQPVIVIPIPEHSPERILSGISCLLIILSSVAASGYLGWKSYSRIWMQDETVSLANLPLKIGEWQGEAQFVDKEISQVLGADQIIRRVYSNPIGHQVHVWVMYWPASSLVKRGHHPEVCLPNRGFKPVSKSVEHLKIGDRQQIVLIEQLFRRENQDQMLHYWTQDGHHFVTEEEVAQQNQLSTSEWILKQFRTTSQQDQVPRIGILIGMPATGPLETTRKTLTKFTVAFARELYNTCPWAVPDGE